In one window of Limnohabitans sp. MORI2 DNA:
- the mltB gene encoding lytic murein transglycosylase B: protein MKTHTAPFHMALQPTLALRQITTGLLLMAALTATASTKPHAKAHKSAAHKVAAHKASTKGPAFGKTTTALALADELAQQYDLPKTWVREQISQAQHLKGVPKMVMPPSVPTAKNWRAYRERFIESRRIEAGTQFWQTYQSALARAEQTYGVPAEMVVGIIGVETFYGQNMGNYRVLDALTTLTLNFPSAHPRAAERQAFFKSELGHFLVQAHKQGDANATGSFAGAMGWPQFMPSSIAKFAVDFDGDGRIDLRNSPVDAIGSVANYFKAFGWQTGMPTHYPVSFDEARLDKPTLLAPDILPSFSVSNFTAKGAVLDEQAQKHNGQLALVELFNGDEPPSYVAGTDNFYVVTRYNWSSYYALAVIELGQAVKANRALTSIQSSAR from the coding sequence GTGAAAACACATACAGCCCCGTTTCATATGGCTTTGCAGCCAACTCTTGCGTTACGTCAAATCACCACCGGCTTGTTGCTAATGGCTGCATTGACGGCGACCGCCTCCACCAAACCGCATGCGAAAGCTCACAAATCAGCCGCCCACAAAGTGGCTGCGCACAAAGCATCGACCAAAGGCCCGGCCTTTGGGAAAACGACAACAGCCTTAGCCCTGGCCGATGAGCTGGCCCAACAATACGACTTGCCCAAAACATGGGTACGCGAACAAATCAGCCAAGCCCAGCACCTCAAAGGCGTGCCCAAAATGGTCATGCCGCCGTCTGTGCCTACCGCCAAAAACTGGCGCGCTTACCGCGAGCGTTTCATCGAAAGCCGCCGCATCGAGGCCGGCACACAGTTTTGGCAAACCTACCAAAGCGCCTTAGCCCGCGCCGAGCAAACCTATGGTGTTCCTGCCGAAATGGTGGTGGGCATCATCGGCGTCGAAACCTTTTACGGTCAAAACATGGGCAACTATCGCGTGCTTGATGCGCTGACCACCCTCACCCTCAACTTCCCCAGCGCACACCCACGCGCCGCTGAACGACAAGCGTTTTTCAAATCAGAGCTGGGGCACTTCTTGGTGCAAGCGCACAAGCAAGGCGATGCAAATGCCACCGGCAGTTTTGCAGGCGCCATGGGCTGGCCGCAGTTCATGCCATCGAGCATTGCCAAATTTGCGGTGGACTTTGATGGCGATGGCCGCATCGATTTGCGCAACAGCCCTGTAGACGCGATTGGTTCGGTGGCCAATTACTTCAAAGCCTTTGGTTGGCAAACGGGCATGCCCACGCACTACCCCGTCAGCTTTGATGAAGCGCGTTTGGATAAACCCACCTTGCTCGCGCCCGACATCTTGCCCTCATTCAGCGTGAGCAACTTCACTGCCAAAGGCGCGGTACTGGACGAACAAGCGCAAAAGCACAACGGACAACTGGCGTTGGTGGAGTTGTTCAATGGCGATGAGCCCCCCAGCTATGTGGCGGGCACCGATAACTTTTATGTGGTGACACGATACAACTGGAGCAGTTACTACGCCCTAGCGGTGATTGAGTTGGGGCAAGCGGTGAAAGCAAATCGTGCGTTGACGTCTATCCAGTCCAGCGCACGCTAA
- the queG gene encoding tRNA epoxyqueuosine(34) reductase QueG: MLTQIQALGQTLGFSQIAVAPLDLSSAEPHLQHWLAQNFHGSMDYMARHGMKRARPAELVPGTLSVLTARMNYLPRDTTEGWQEVEWQRLRNPHEAVVSVYARGRDYHKVLRNRLDTLAQQIDALLVDTLKPDGFEYRAFTDSAPVLEAELATRSGQGWRGKHSLVLNREAGSMFFLGEIFLNVALPASEPTSAHCGQCTACIDVCPTQAIVAEGLVDARRCISYLTIEHDGAIDEALRPLMGNHIYGCDDCQLICPWNKFAQSSSLPDFDVRAGLVGQGMACLLAWTEEEFLRYTEGSPIRRIGHVRWLRNLAVASGNALRQADDASLRHALQARLMHPSEVVRECVQWALVQSSQSVQR, encoded by the coding sequence TTGCTCACGCAAATTCAGGCTTTAGGACAAACACTGGGATTTTCGCAAATTGCGGTGGCCCCTTTGGATTTGTCCTCGGCCGAGCCACATTTGCAACATTGGCTGGCCCAAAACTTCCACGGCAGCATGGACTACATGGCTCGCCACGGCATGAAACGCGCGCGACCTGCTGAGCTGGTGCCTGGCACCTTGAGCGTGCTGACCGCCCGCATGAACTACTTGCCGCGTGACACCACCGAGGGCTGGCAAGAGGTGGAGTGGCAGCGCTTGCGCAACCCGCATGAGGCTGTGGTCTCGGTCTATGCCCGAGGGCGCGACTACCACAAAGTGCTGCGCAACCGGCTCGACACCTTGGCTCAGCAAATCGATGCCTTGTTGGTCGATACCCTGAAACCCGATGGCTTTGAATACCGCGCCTTCACCGATTCAGCCCCCGTGCTTGAGGCCGAGCTTGCCACGCGCAGCGGACAAGGCTGGCGCGGCAAGCACAGCTTGGTGCTCAACCGCGAAGCAGGCTCGATGTTTTTCTTGGGCGAGATTTTTTTGAACGTGGCTTTGCCCGCATCAGAACCCACCAGCGCTCACTGCGGCCAATGCACCGCATGCATCGACGTGTGCCCCACGCAAGCCATCGTGGCCGAAGGTTTGGTGGATGCACGCCGCTGCATTTCGTATTTAACGATTGAGCACGATGGCGCCATCGACGAAGCGCTGCGCCCTTTGATGGGCAACCACATCTATGGCTGCGACGACTGCCAGCTGATATGCCCATGGAACAAGTTTGCTCAGAGTTCAAGCTTGCCCGACTTCGATGTGCGTGCAGGCTTGGTGGGGCAGGGCATGGCGTGCTTGTTGGCGTGGACCGAAGAAGAGTTTTTGCGCTACACCGAGGGCAGCCCCATTCGTCGTATTGGTCATGTGCGCTGGCTGCGTAATTTGGCGGTGGCTTCGGGCAACGCGTTGCGTCAGGCGGACGATGCGTCGTTACGACACGCCTTGCAAGCACGTCTCATGCATCCGAGCGAGGTGGTGCGGGAGTGTGTGCAGTGGGCCTTGGTGCAAAGTTCGCAAAGTGTGCAAAGGTAA
- the tsaE gene encoding tRNA (adenosine(37)-N6)-threonylcarbamoyltransferase complex ATPase subunit type 1 TsaE produces MPIVKTLVWPDEAATAAFATQLAAALTRADLNACIALHGDLGAGKTTFVRHLLRALGVEGRIKSPTYAVVEPYMVTAGDVWHFDFYRFSDPREWEDAGFRDIFASTGLKLCEWPQNAAGVMPTPDLELDIQVDDTEQRQVRISALTPRGQELLA; encoded by the coding sequence TTGCCCATTGTAAAAACTCTGGTTTGGCCCGATGAAGCCGCCACCGCTGCGTTTGCCACGCAGCTGGCTGCCGCATTGACACGCGCCGACCTGAATGCTTGCATCGCCTTGCACGGCGATTTGGGCGCGGGCAAAACCACCTTCGTGCGCCACCTGTTGCGTGCCTTGGGCGTTGAGGGCCGCATCAAAAGCCCCACCTATGCCGTGGTCGAGCCTTACATGGTGACAGCAGGCGACGTGTGGCACTTCGACTTCTACCGCTTCAGCGACCCACGCGAGTGGGAAGACGCTGGTTTTCGCGACATCTTTGCAAGCACAGGCTTGAAGCTGTGCGAATGGCCGCAAAACGCCGCAGGCGTGATGCCCACGCCCGACCTTGAACTCGACATCCAAGTAGACGACACCGAGCAACGCCAAGTGCGCATCAGCGCCCTCACCCCGCGCGGGCAGGAGCTGCTGGCATGA
- a CDS encoding N-acetylmuramoyl-L-alanine amidase, producing the protein MTQHTGIQRRRLLQGGSLALLLGNADIAWGASIVAVRVWPAAAYTRVTIESDTALKTVPIFVANPPRLAVDIEGIELNPALKELVGKVRSDDPYITGVRVGQYANKTVRLVLDLRRMVKPQVFNLQPVKTGNTQYQHRLVLDLYPSEVADPLEALIVDKLKGGTTYNAPSMTATPTPPPASKLGTHADPVDDLMAKPNAPSEPASAAASAASAPITTAASVASQPDAERFIIVALDPGHGGEDPGASGPSGTREKDVVLKIAHRLRDRINKTVIKTKHGSLPMRAYLTRDADYFVPLQQRVEKARKVQADLFISIHADAFQTPNAKGASVFALSDGAASSAAAKWMAKQENRADLIGGLNIKSQDAAVQRALLDMSTTAQIKDSLKLGSAMLGQIKHIGKLHKGRVEQAGFAVLKAPDIPSVLVETAFISNPEEERRLVSPQYQNDLADALMKGIERYFSRNPPLAKTRNT; encoded by the coding sequence ATGACGCAGCACACAGGCATTCAGCGTCGTCGCCTTTTGCAAGGCGGCTCGCTCGCGTTGTTGCTGGGCAATGCCGACATCGCTTGGGGTGCCAGCATCGTGGCTGTGCGCGTGTGGCCCGCTGCAGCCTACACACGCGTGACGATTGAAAGCGACACCGCACTCAAAACAGTGCCCATCTTTGTGGCCAACCCACCGCGCTTGGCGGTGGACATTGAAGGCATTGAGCTCAACCCCGCCCTCAAAGAACTCGTGGGCAAAGTGCGCTCGGACGACCCCTACATCACGGGCGTGCGCGTGGGCCAGTACGCTAACAAAACCGTGCGCTTGGTGCTGGACTTGCGCCGCATGGTCAAGCCGCAAGTGTTCAACTTGCAGCCCGTGAAGACCGGTAACACGCAATACCAACACCGCTTGGTGCTCGACCTTTACCCTTCTGAAGTGGCCGACCCTCTCGAAGCCTTGATTGTCGACAAGCTCAAAGGCGGCACGACCTACAACGCGCCATCGATGACGGCCACGCCAACGCCGCCCCCCGCATCGAAGCTCGGCACACATGCCGACCCTGTGGACGACTTGATGGCTAAACCCAACGCCCCCTCTGAACCAGCTTCAGCGGCTGCCTCTGCGGCTTCAGCCCCTATCACCACAGCAGCTTCGGTGGCATCTCAACCCGACGCAGAGCGTTTCATCATCGTCGCGCTGGACCCAGGTCATGGCGGAGAAGACCCCGGCGCCTCTGGGCCCAGTGGCACGCGCGAAAAAGATGTGGTGTTGAAAATTGCACACCGTTTGCGCGACCGCATCAACAAAACCGTCATCAAAACCAAGCATGGCAGTTTGCCTATGCGGGCTTACCTCACACGCGATGCCGATTACTTTGTGCCACTGCAACAGCGCGTCGAAAAAGCCCGCAAGGTGCAAGCCGATTTGTTCATCAGCATCCATGCCGATGCGTTTCAAACGCCTAATGCCAAAGGTGCCAGCGTGTTTGCCTTGAGCGATGGCGCAGCATCGAGCGCGGCTGCTAAGTGGATGGCAAAGCAGGAAAACCGTGCCGACTTGATTGGCGGCTTGAACATCAAGAGCCAAGACGCCGCCGTTCAACGCGCCTTGCTCGACATGAGCACCACCGCGCAAATCAAAGACAGCCTCAAGCTCGGCAGTGCGATGCTCGGGCAAATCAAACACATCGGCAAACTGCACAAGGGCCGCGTGGAGCAAGCGGGTTTTGCCGTGCTCAAAGCGCCCGACATCCCCAGCGTGCTGGTAGAAACAGCCTTCATCAGCAATCCCGAAGAAGAGCGCCGCTTGGTCAGCCCGCAATACCAAAACGATTTGGCCGATGCGCTGATGAAGGGCATTGAGCGCTACTTCTCACGCAACCCGCCGCTGGCCAAAACACGCAACACTTAA
- a CDS encoding VF530 family protein — protein MNDANTQPRNPLHGKTLEAIVTELADYFGWEELGARINIRCFTHDPSVGSSLKFLRKTPWARDKVESLYLFMLRDMRRAEQGF, from the coding sequence ATGAACGACGCCAACACGCAGCCACGCAACCCTTTGCATGGCAAAACCTTAGAGGCTATCGTCACCGAACTGGCTGATTACTTTGGTTGGGAAGAGTTGGGCGCACGCATCAACATCCGCTGCTTCACGCATGACCCGAGCGTGGGCTCAAGTCTGAAGTTTTTGCGTAAAACACCATGGGCGCGCGACAAGGTGGAGAGCTTGTACTTGTTCATGCTGCGGGACATGCGCCGTGCAGAACAAGGGTTTTAA
- a CDS encoding DedA family protein, whose product MELMTFLIDFILHVDRYLEAFVQANGTWVYALLFLIIFVETGLVVMPFLPGDSLLFVVGAMCGVGLMDYGLSVALLLSAAVAGNQTNYTIGRFFGPKVFAWEDSKFFNRRAFDQAHAFYERYGGVTLIAARFMPFVRTFAPFVAGVAQMTRRKFTFFDVTGGALWVGGIVTAGYFFGNIPWVKTHLDKIIWAMIFIPGSLAIYGSWKASRASQANVEPPAAQ is encoded by the coding sequence ATGGAACTTATGACCTTCTTGATCGACTTCATCCTCCACGTAGACCGCTATTTGGAAGCCTTTGTGCAAGCCAATGGCACATGGGTGTACGCCTTGCTATTTCTCATCATTTTTGTGGAGACCGGTTTGGTGGTGATGCCGTTCTTGCCTGGCGATTCGTTGCTGTTTGTGGTGGGCGCCATGTGCGGTGTGGGTTTGATGGATTACGGCTTGTCTGTTGCCTTGTTGCTGAGCGCTGCGGTGGCGGGTAATCAAACCAACTACACGATTGGCCGCTTCTTTGGGCCCAAAGTGTTTGCGTGGGAAGACTCCAAGTTTTTCAACCGCCGTGCTTTTGACCAAGCCCATGCGTTTTACGAGCGCTACGGCGGTGTGACCTTGATCGCCGCCCGTTTCATGCCCTTTGTGCGGACCTTTGCGCCCTTTGTGGCAGGTGTGGCGCAGATGACGCGTCGCAAGTTCACTTTCTTTGACGTGACGGGTGGTGCGTTGTGGGTAGGCGGCATCGTGACCGCAGGCTACTTCTTTGGCAACATTCCGTGGGTCAAAACCCATTTGGACAAAATCATTTGGGCGATGATTTTTATTCCGGGTTCTTTGGCCATTTATGGTTCTTGGAAAGCCTCGCGTGCCTCACAAGCCAATGTCGAGCCGCCTGCTGCGCAATAA
- the mutL gene encoding DNA mismatch repair endonuclease MutL: MHPATQPPRAIRELPDELISQIAAGEVVERPASVVRELVDNALDAGATQITLRLLAGGVRLISVEDNGVGIPASELPVALKRHATSKITNLNELESVGTMGFRGEALAAIQSVSELSVLSRTATQDSAMLLDGRSGELQPAARAQGTTVEVKELFYSTPARRKFLKTDNTELAHCVEAVRRHALTRPEVGFAIWHEGKLVEQWRAQTIDATSGEDLNAQYQAALDRRLADVLGDDFLENSVAVHYQSGNVTVVGRAGIPDAARSRADHQFAYVNGRYVRDKVITHAARSAYEDVLHGHRQPIYALYVEIDPTRVDVNVHPTKIEVRFRDGREVHQAVRHAVENALAVPRANMLMANALQSHELPMAGTFGLGGTASGTTALGTPTSPSWPNAHWQQAPMPLAGTRVADVGALWQSTPRTALPAEEQGAQSFPPSAFSAAYTPTSSLQEADPETWPLGKAIAQLHGVYILAENAQGLVLVDMHAAHERIVYEQLKTQIDAQRISSQPLLIPATFPATAQEVATTEACADALQELGLEISSLSSKTLAVRAVPSTLAQGDAVALARSVLAELSQHDASTVVQRARNELLATMACHGAVRANRKLTLDEMNALLRQMEITERSDQCNHGRPTWRQLSMRELDALFLRGR, encoded by the coding sequence GTGCACCCTGCGACCCAACCCCCACGCGCCATTCGCGAACTCCCCGATGAACTGATCAGCCAAATCGCCGCTGGCGAGGTGGTCGAACGCCCCGCCTCCGTGGTGCGCGAACTGGTGGACAACGCACTTGATGCGGGCGCAACTCAAATCACCCTGCGCTTGTTAGCAGGTGGTGTACGCCTCATCAGCGTGGAAGACAACGGCGTAGGCATTCCCGCCAGCGAATTACCCGTCGCTTTGAAGCGCCATGCCACCAGCAAGATCACCAACTTGAACGAGTTGGAGTCCGTGGGCACGATGGGCTTTCGCGGCGAGGCATTGGCGGCGATTCAATCGGTGTCTGAGTTGTCGGTGTTGTCGCGCACCGCCACACAAGACAGCGCCATGCTTCTGGACGGCCGCAGCGGTGAGCTGCAACCTGCGGCACGTGCACAAGGCACGACCGTGGAAGTGAAAGAGCTGTTTTACAGCACGCCCGCACGCCGTAAATTTTTAAAGACTGACAACACCGAGCTGGCCCACTGCGTCGAAGCCGTGCGTCGCCACGCCCTCACCCGCCCCGAGGTGGGCTTTGCCATTTGGCACGAAGGCAAGTTGGTCGAGCAGTGGCGTGCGCAAACCATTGACGCCACATCGGGTGAAGACTTGAATGCCCAATACCAAGCCGCACTAGACCGCCGCTTAGCCGATGTGTTGGGCGACGACTTTTTAGAAAATTCAGTCGCCGTGCACTACCAATCGGGCAACGTGACCGTGGTGGGACGCGCTGGCATTCCAGACGCCGCACGCTCACGTGCCGACCACCAGTTCGCCTATGTGAATGGCCGCTATGTGCGTGACAAAGTCATCACGCACGCCGCACGCAGCGCCTATGAAGATGTGCTGCACGGCCACCGCCAACCCATCTATGCGCTGTATGTCGAGATTGATCCCACGCGCGTGGACGTGAACGTGCACCCCACCAAAATTGAAGTACGTTTTCGCGATGGACGCGAAGTGCACCAAGCGGTGCGTCACGCGGTAGAAAACGCTTTGGCTGTGCCACGCGCCAATATGCTGATGGCCAACGCACTGCAAAGCCACGAACTGCCAATGGCAGGGACATTTGGATTGGGTGGCACTGCTAGCGGCACAACGGCTTTGGGTACACCAACATCACCCAGTTGGCCCAACGCCCATTGGCAGCAAGCGCCGATGCCTTTGGCTGGCACGCGTGTGGCGGATGTAGGTGCCCTCTGGCAATCCACACCACGCACAGCTTTGCCCGCTGAAGAACAAGGCGCACAAAGCTTCCCACCCAGCGCTTTCAGCGCAGCCTACACACCCACCTCATCACTACAAGAGGCCGACCCCGAAACATGGCCGCTCGGCAAAGCCATTGCGCAGCTGCATGGTGTGTACATCTTGGCCGAGAACGCGCAAGGCTTGGTGCTGGTCGATATGCACGCCGCACACGAGCGCATCGTCTACGAGCAGCTCAAAACACAAATTGATGCGCAGCGCATCAGCAGCCAACCGCTCTTGATTCCCGCCACCTTCCCTGCCACCGCGCAAGAGGTGGCCACCACCGAAGCTTGTGCTGATGCACTTCAAGAGCTTGGTTTAGAAATCTCTTCGCTCTCCAGCAAAACGCTCGCCGTGCGTGCGGTGCCCAGCACCTTGGCGCAAGGCGATGCGGTGGCGTTGGCACGCAGCGTCTTGGCGGAGTTGAGTCAGCACGATGCCAGCACCGTGGTGCAACGCGCGCGCAACGAGCTTCTAGCCACCATGGCCTGCCACGGCGCAGTGCGTGCAAACCGCAAGCTCACACTCGATGAGATGAACGCCCTACTGCGTCAAATGGAAATCACCGAACGCTCTGATCAATGCAACCACGGTCGCCCCACCTGGCGACAACTGTCGATGCGTGAACTCGACGCGCTGTTTTTGCGCGGCCGCTGA
- a CDS encoding multidrug effflux MFS transporter, with protein sequence MSHTLIIVLLSMLMGIQPVTTDLYLPALPAIRAEFGAELSQVQLTLSALLLAFGTSQLAWGPLSDRFGRRPILLWGLSTFTLAGLGCVLASSMNELIVWRALQGAAMGAVVMCARAIVRDLYTPETGARVMSKAFTGLGLLACISAPLGGLLTDLFSWHAALATVMGSGAFALGLVFLTFKETVHRKNPNALQVKVLAKTWWHIVRDPTFVAFTAVSTASYGGLFTFLASSSFVFIGLIGLTRWQYGLLLFSMAFTYILGTLLCRRWLVRVGVHRTVAIGGTLSLLGGCGLLLAAWSGWETWIGLMGPFYLFILAHGIHQPCGQSGAVGPFPKAAGAASALGGFLMMVAAFVTGVWLGGAKDGSSMPMAQSIAFWSVLTALSAWLLVLRRGGARV encoded by the coding sequence ATGTCACACACACTCATCATCGTGTTGTTGTCGATGCTCATGGGCATTCAACCTGTGACCACCGATTTGTATCTGCCTGCCTTGCCTGCCATCCGAGCAGAGTTTGGTGCGGAGCTGTCTCAAGTGCAGCTCACTCTCAGCGCTTTGCTGTTGGCCTTTGGCACATCTCAGCTGGCATGGGGCCCCCTGTCAGACCGCTTTGGCCGCCGACCTATTTTGTTGTGGGGTCTCAGCACTTTCACCCTCGCCGGCTTGGGTTGCGTGCTGGCAAGCAGTATGAACGAGTTGATTGTTTGGCGTGCCTTGCAAGGTGCCGCCATGGGCGCTGTGGTGATGTGTGCACGCGCCATCGTGCGAGACCTTTACACCCCTGAAACCGGCGCGAGGGTCATGTCCAAAGCCTTCACAGGTTTGGGTTTATTGGCCTGCATCAGCGCCCCCTTGGGTGGCTTGCTCACCGACTTGTTCAGTTGGCATGCAGCGTTGGCGACGGTGATGGGTTCTGGCGCTTTCGCGCTTGGGTTGGTGTTTCTCACTTTCAAAGAAACCGTGCACCGCAAAAATCCAAATGCCTTGCAGGTGAAGGTGCTCGCAAAAACTTGGTGGCACATTGTGCGTGACCCCACGTTTGTGGCATTCACAGCCGTGTCTACCGCGTCTTATGGGGGCCTCTTTACCTTCTTGGCATCCTCCTCTTTCGTGTTCATTGGTCTGATTGGTTTGACGCGTTGGCAATACGGCTTGCTGTTGTTTTCGATGGCCTTCACGTACATCTTGGGCACTTTATTGTGTCGACGTTGGTTGGTGCGTGTTGGCGTACACCGGACCGTCGCCATAGGCGGCACTTTGAGCTTGCTAGGCGGCTGCGGGCTTTTGCTGGCAGCCTGGTCGGGCTGGGAAACTTGGATTGGTTTGATGGGGCCGTTTTATTTGTTCATCTTGGCGCATGGCATTCATCAGCCTTGCGGACAAAGTGGCGCTGTTGGCCCCTTCCCCAAAGCGGCAGGCGCAGCCTCGGCCTTGGGTGGGTTTTTGATGATGGTGGCAGCCTTTGTCACGGGAGTGTGGCTGGGTGGTGCGAAAGATGGCTCATCTATGCCGATGGCGCAAAGCATTGCATTTTGGTCCGTGTTGACGGCCTTGTCTGCTTGGTTGTTGGTGTTGCGCCGTGGAGGTGCGCGTGTCTAA
- the miaA gene encoding tRNA (adenosine(37)-N6)-dimethylallyltransferase MiaA has translation MSNEVHQPQRWSVDAIALVGPTASGKTAAALAIAQHWPVEIISVDSALVYRGMDIGTAKPTADELAQVPHHLIDIRDPLHAYSAAEFARDATTLIADIHARGKLPLLVGGTMLYLKALRDGIDDLPTAQPELRAEIEQQALTVGWPAMHAELAKVDAITAARLAPNDAQRISRALEVWRVSGKALSQWFAEGEATRAAQPALNMPLLSLEPLDRAWLHQRIALRFELMLAGGFLDEVQSLRARGDLHIELPSIRCVGYRQAWELLDAAEATGASPQSILPQLHELGVAATRQLAKRQLTWLRGMDERIVIACDAPDALAQTLATVKRFTAAAL, from the coding sequence GTGTCTAACGAGGTACATCAACCGCAGCGCTGGTCCGTTGACGCCATCGCCTTGGTCGGCCCCACAGCCAGCGGCAAGACAGCTGCGGCATTGGCCATCGCGCAACACTGGCCCGTAGAAATCATCAGTGTGGACTCGGCCTTGGTGTATCGCGGCATGGACATTGGCACGGCCAAACCGACCGCTGACGAACTGGCACAAGTCCCGCACCACTTGATTGACATTCGCGACCCACTGCACGCCTACAGCGCAGCCGAATTTGCGCGCGATGCCACGACGCTGATAGCCGACATTCACGCACGCGGCAAACTGCCACTGCTGGTGGGTGGCACCATGCTCTACCTCAAAGCTTTGCGCGATGGCATTGACGACTTGCCCACCGCACAACCCGAACTGCGTGCAGAGATTGAACAGCAAGCCCTCACTGTGGGTTGGCCAGCCATGCACGCTGAGCTAGCGAAGGTCGACGCAATCACCGCTGCACGCTTGGCACCTAACGATGCACAGCGCATCTCACGCGCCCTTGAGGTGTGGCGCGTGAGTGGCAAAGCGTTGTCGCAATGGTTTGCGGAAGGTGAAGCCACGCGTGCTGCACAACCCGCGTTGAACATGCCCTTGCTGTCACTAGAGCCCCTTGACCGCGCATGGTTGCACCAACGCATCGCGCTGCGCTTTGAGCTCATGCTGGCGGGAGGCTTCTTAGATGAAGTGCAATCCCTGCGTGCACGAGGTGACTTGCACATCGAGTTACCCAGCATTCGTTGCGTGGGCTATCGCCAAGCGTGGGAGTTACTTGATGCGGCTGAGGCAACAGGCGCATCGCCTCAAAGCATCTTGCCGCAGCTACACGAACTCGGTGTGGCCGCCACGCGCCAGCTGGCTAAGCGCCAACTCACGTGGTTGCGTGGCATGGATGAACGCATCGTCATTGCGTGTGATGCACCCGATGCCTTGGCACAAACACTGGCCACGGTTAAGCGGTTTACTGCAGCGGCTCTTTGA
- a CDS encoding DUF1178 family protein, giving the protein MKVLDLQCSHSHVFEGWFGSEEDFQSQLTRGLLTCPMCGDASVSKKLSAPRLNLHTARGERDASQAHAASSNGTASTPLSTTDTTSDAAALSTAAPALPSLQEVANLEPAQLQAALLKMVRHVVANTEDVGDSFPEEARKMHYGETEARNIRGHATPEETEELMDEGIAVMPLPLPDALKEPLQ; this is encoded by the coding sequence ATGAAAGTGTTAGACCTTCAGTGTAGTCACAGCCATGTGTTTGAAGGCTGGTTTGGTTCCGAAGAGGACTTCCAAAGCCAGCTCACGCGTGGGCTGCTCACATGCCCGATGTGCGGTGATGCGAGCGTGAGCAAAAAGCTCAGCGCCCCACGTTTGAACTTGCACACGGCGCGTGGTGAGCGCGATGCATCTCAAGCCCACGCCGCGTCTTCAAACGGCACGGCCTCAACACCACTGTCAACAACTGACACGACAAGCGATGCTGCAGCGCTCAGTACAGCTGCGCCCGCATTGCCGAGCTTGCAAGAGGTGGCGAACTTAGAGCCGGCGCAGCTCCAAGCTGCTTTGCTCAAAATGGTGCGCCATGTTGTCGCCAACACCGAAGATGTGGGCGACAGCTTTCCCGAGGAAGCCCGCAAGATGCACTACGGCGAAACGGAGGCGCGCAATATTCGCGGCCATGCGACGCCCGAAGAAACTGAAGAATTGATGGACGAAGGCATTGCCGTCATGCCTTTGCCACTGCCTGACGCGCTCAAAGAGCCGCTGCAGTAA
- a CDS encoding NUDIX hydrolase, which yields MTMNPTSDDHLVEHTLDHVELLKGHFLHAFRDTVRLPSGDTATREFVIHPGAVMIIAMHDDGRLVMERQYRYPVQQVMIEFPAGKLDPGEDRLACAQRELLEETGYRATEWAHAGVLHPVISYSTEFIDIWFARGLTQGERHLDEGEFLDVFDASADELLAWSRDGQLTDAKTLTGLLWLQNYLSGAWPLQWQRV from the coding sequence ATGACTATGAACCCCACTTCTGATGACCATTTGGTCGAGCACACGCTAGACCATGTTGAGCTGCTCAAAGGCCACTTCTTGCACGCCTTTCGAGACACCGTGCGCTTGCCCAGCGGCGACACGGCGACGCGCGAATTTGTGATTCATCCGGGCGCGGTGATGATCATTGCCATGCATGACGATGGCCGTTTGGTGATGGAGCGCCAATACCGCTACCCAGTGCAACAGGTGATGATTGAGTTTCCTGCGGGCAAGCTTGATCCCGGTGAGGATCGATTGGCATGTGCCCAGCGTGAATTGCTAGAAGAAACAGGCTACCGCGCCACTGAATGGGCGCATGCGGGTGTGTTGCACCCTGTCATCAGCTATTCCACCGAGTTCATCGACATTTGGTTTGCGCGTGGCTTGACGCAAGGCGAACGTCATTTAGACGAGGGCGAATTCTTGGATGTGTTCGATGCCAGCGCGGACGAGTTGTTGGCGTGGTCGCGCGATGGTCAACTGACCGATGCCAAAACCCTGACGGGTTTGCTGTGGTTGCAAAACTACCTGAGTGGTGCGTGGCCACTGCAATGGCAACGCGTCTGA